In the genome of Kitasatospora cineracea, one region contains:
- a CDS encoding flavin-containing monooxygenase, producing the protein MSPSAASADAEHLDVLVVGAGISGIGAARYLKTELPAKSFAVLEARAASGGTWDLFRYPGIRSDSDLHTFGYEFKPWRDEQSIADAPRILAYLRQAAAENGIDPHIRYHHKVLGASWSTATARWSVEVERTDTGERTVLTCGWLFSAGGYYRYDQGHTPEFAGRERYTGTVVHPQHWPADLDHAGKRVLVIGSGATAVTVVPAMAATAGHVTMLQRTPTYVMPVSRKDPVANALKRLFGPRRGYALTRRKNIAQQRLVWSFCRRHPQAARRIIRWVNTRRLPAGYPVDEHFNPPYDPWDQRLCAVPDGDLFAAIRAGRASVVTDRIETFTETGVRLESGRELEADVIVTATGLNVQAFGGLELTVDGREVRLADTLAYKGMMLSGVPNFAFAIGYTNSSWTLKIGLLCEHFCRLLAHLDAHGHDVCRPEPADPAMPTRPFLDFGAGYVRRAVDSLPRQGDRMPWLTSMDYRGDVALLRTGSVADPELHCSRAGAVV; encoded by the coding sequence GTGTCCCCGTCCGCTGCCAGTGCCGACGCCGAGCACCTCGACGTCCTCGTCGTCGGTGCCGGGATATCGGGCATCGGCGCCGCCCGGTACCTGAAGACCGAACTGCCCGCGAAGAGCTTCGCGGTCCTGGAGGCGCGCGCGGCCTCCGGCGGGACGTGGGACCTGTTCCGCTACCCCGGGATCCGCTCGGACTCGGACCTGCACACCTTCGGCTACGAGTTCAAGCCCTGGCGCGACGAGCAGTCGATCGCCGACGCCCCCCGGATCCTGGCCTACCTGCGCCAGGCCGCCGCCGAGAACGGCATCGACCCGCACATCCGCTACCACCACAAGGTGCTCGGCGCGTCCTGGTCCACCGCGACGGCCCGCTGGAGCGTCGAGGTGGAGCGCACCGACACCGGTGAGCGCACCGTGCTGACCTGCGGCTGGCTGTTCAGCGCGGGCGGCTACTACCGCTACGACCAGGGCCACACCCCGGAGTTCGCCGGCCGCGAGCGCTACACCGGCACCGTCGTGCACCCGCAGCACTGGCCCGCCGACCTGGACCACGCGGGCAAGCGCGTCCTGGTGATCGGCAGCGGCGCCACCGCCGTCACCGTCGTCCCCGCGATGGCCGCCACCGCCGGGCACGTCACCATGCTGCAGCGCACCCCGACCTACGTCATGCCGGTCTCCCGCAAGGACCCGGTCGCCAACGCGCTGAAGCGGCTGTTCGGCCCGCGCCGCGGCTACGCGCTGACCCGGCGCAAGAACATCGCCCAGCAGCGCCTGGTGTGGAGCTTCTGCCGGCGCCACCCGCAGGCCGCCCGGCGGATCATCCGCTGGGTCAACACCCGCCGGCTGCCCGCCGGTTACCCCGTCGACGAGCACTTCAACCCGCCGTACGACCCGTGGGACCAGCGGCTGTGCGCGGTCCCCGACGGCGACCTGTTCGCCGCGATCCGCGCCGGCCGGGCCTCGGTGGTCACCGACCGGATCGAGACCTTCACCGAGACCGGCGTCCGGCTGGAGTCCGGGCGGGAACTGGAGGCGGACGTGATCGTCACCGCCACCGGTCTGAACGTGCAGGCGTTCGGCGGCCTGGAGCTGACCGTCGACGGCCGGGAGGTGCGTCTCGCCGACACCCTCGCCTACAAGGGCATGATGCTCTCCGGCGTCCCCAACTTCGCCTTCGCCATCGGCTACACCAACTCCTCCTGGACGCTGAAGATCGGCCTGCTGTGCGAGCACTTCTGCCGCCTGCTGGCCCACCTGGACGCCCACGGCCACGACGTCTGCCGCCCCGAGCCCGCGGACCCGGCGATGCCGACCCGCCCGTTCCTGGACTTCGGCGCCGGGTACGTCCGGCGCGCCGTCGACTCGCTGCCCCGCCAGGGCGACCGGATGCCGTGGCTGACCTCGATGGACTACCGCGGCGACGTCGCCCTGCTGCGCACCGGCAGCGTCGCCGACCCGGAGCTGCACTGCTCCAGGGCGGGGGCGGTGGTGTGA
- a CDS encoding PucR family transcriptional regulator has translation MSWPPPSPRVRELIRRGAGIALDPPPGWLAELDAAVLAGEARRQIAADPVLAAGTRRTNRSNLLFWAASNIRAPGEPVPANDTGAPLAVARDLIRRGLDESALDAYRVGESVAVRMWTQIACTLTGDPEELRELLDVSLRSISAFVDDTVSAISARMRAERDELTRGTQAERRATVALLLEGAPITRQRAESRLGYRLQPAHTAAVLWSDSPVPDPRQLDRAADALTEAADQPRPLSVVAGTATRWLWVHGRPDADRLRAALDRLPDVRLAVGPTAPGPDGFRRSHLDALTAQQLLTRLRSPARLAFHHEVELVALLTADPDRAARFVTRTLGALETAPPELTGTVRVFLAEQCNATRAAARLFTHRNTLLRRLARADHLLPRPLAEHPLDVAAALEVLHWRGRP, from the coding sequence ATGTCGTGGCCGCCGCCCTCGCCCCGGGTCCGGGAGCTGATCCGCCGCGGCGCCGGGATCGCCCTCGACCCGCCGCCCGGCTGGCTCGCCGAACTCGACGCCGCCGTGCTGGCCGGCGAGGCCCGGCGGCAGATCGCCGCCGACCCGGTGCTGGCCGCCGGGACCCGCCGCACCAACCGCTCCAACCTGCTGTTCTGGGCCGCCTCCAACATCCGCGCCCCGGGCGAGCCCGTGCCCGCCAACGACACCGGGGCCCCGCTCGCCGTCGCCCGCGACCTGATCCGGCGCGGCCTCGACGAGTCCGCGCTGGACGCCTACCGGGTCGGCGAGAGCGTCGCGGTGCGGATGTGGACGCAGATCGCCTGCACCCTCACCGGCGACCCGGAGGAGCTGCGCGAACTCCTCGACGTCTCGCTGCGCTCCATCTCCGCCTTCGTCGACGACACCGTCAGCGCCATCTCCGCCCGGATGCGCGCCGAACGCGACGAACTCACCCGCGGCACCCAGGCCGAACGCCGCGCCACCGTCGCCCTGCTGCTCGAAGGGGCGCCGATCACCCGGCAGCGCGCCGAGAGCCGCCTCGGCTACCGGCTGCAGCCCGCCCACACCGCCGCCGTCCTGTGGAGCGACTCCCCCGTCCCCGACCCGCGCCAGCTCGACCGCGCCGCCGACGCCCTCACCGAGGCCGCCGACCAGCCCCGTCCGCTCAGCGTCGTCGCCGGCACCGCCACCCGCTGGCTCTGGGTGCACGGCCGCCCCGACGCCGACCGGCTGCGCGCCGCCCTCGACCGGCTCCCCGACGTCCGCCTCGCGGTCGGCCCCACCGCCCCGGGCCCCGACGGCTTCCGCCGCAGCCACCTCGACGCCCTGACCGCCCAGCAGCTGCTCACCCGCCTGCGCTCCCCCGCCCGCCTCGCCTTCCACCACGAAGTGGAACTCGTCGCCCTCCTCACCGCCGACCCCGACCGCGCCGCCCGCTTCGTCACCCGCACCCTCGGCGCCCTGGAGACCGCACCCCCCGAACTCACCGGCACCGTCCGGGTGTTCCTCGCCGAGCAGTGCAACGCCACCCGCGCCGCCGCCCGCCTCTTCACCCACCGCAACACCCTGCTGCGCCGCCTCGCCCGCGCCGACCACCTCCTCCCCCGCCCCCTCGCCGAGCACCCCCTCGACGTCGCCGCCGCCCTCGAAGTCCTGCACTGGCGCGGCCGTCCCTGA
- a CDS encoding LacI family DNA-binding transcriptional regulator — protein MPAPADAAGSPPPPTLADVALRAGVSTATASRVLTGSARVSEETNRRVQEAIAQLGYVRRRAPRAHRSGGGSIAAIVTESSQRFFSDPFFARLLHGASRALAPAGYQLAFVAVQDRSEYVAAARFVQRGVDGVLLVSSHGSDPLMPVLDTARVPTVLCGRPLAEHGAPYVDTDNYGGAQAAVHHLLAAGRQRIGTIAGPRDMAASQDRLRGFTEALAATGLEPVVDLGDFSLESGERAMTRLLRRRPDLDAVFAASDLMAAGALRSLRRAGRRVPDDVAVIGFDDDPVAQYTHPPLSTIRQPVEEQGSTMARHILALIENRTPPGPRTLLPTTLVCRESA, from the coding sequence GTGCCCGCACCCGCCGATGCCGCCGGCAGCCCGCCGCCGCCCACCCTCGCCGACGTGGCCCTGCGCGCCGGCGTCTCGACGGCCACCGCGTCCCGGGTCCTCACCGGCTCGGCCCGGGTGAGCGAGGAGACCAACCGCCGGGTCCAGGAGGCGATCGCGCAGCTCGGCTACGTGCGCCGCCGGGCGCCCCGGGCGCACCGCTCGGGCGGCGGGTCGATCGCCGCGATCGTCACCGAGTCCAGCCAGCGGTTCTTCTCCGACCCGTTCTTCGCCCGCCTGCTGCACGGCGCGTCCCGGGCCCTCGCCCCGGCCGGCTACCAGCTGGCGTTCGTCGCGGTGCAGGACCGCAGCGAGTACGTGGCGGCGGCCCGCTTCGTGCAGCGCGGGGTCGACGGGGTGCTGCTGGTCTCCTCGCACGGCTCGGACCCGCTGATGCCCGTCCTGGACACGGCCCGGGTGCCCACCGTGCTGTGCGGCCGCCCGCTGGCCGAGCACGGGGCCCCGTACGTGGACACCGACAACTACGGCGGCGCGCAGGCCGCCGTGCACCACCTGCTGGCGGCCGGCCGCCAGCGGATCGGCACCATCGCCGGGCCGCGCGACATGGCCGCCAGCCAGGACCGGCTCCGCGGCTTCACCGAGGCCCTGGCCGCCACCGGCCTGGAACCCGTCGTCGACCTCGGCGACTTCTCCCTCGAGTCCGGCGAGCGCGCCATGACCAGGCTGCTCAGGCGCCGGCCCGACCTCGACGCGGTCTTCGCCGCCTCCGACCTGATGGCGGCCGGGGCCCTGCGCTCACTGCGCCGGGCGGGCCGCCGGGTGCCCGACGACGTCGCCGTCATCGGCTTCGACGACGACCCGGTCGCCCAGTACACCCACCCCCCGCTCAGCACGATCCGCCAGCCGGTGGAGGAGCAGGGCTCGACGATGGCCCGCCACATCCTCGCCCTGATCGAGAACCGCACGCCCCCGGGCCCCCGGACCCTGCTGCCCACCACGCTGGTCTGCCGCGAATCCGCCTGA
- a CDS encoding ACP S-malonyltransferase → MLLHFGGLGDPEGPLLDRLRALFRQPQNARFFASALAGVEAAFEIVGRAECARFLPGGLPVRDWLAAPGDPPVPAAARGSVAEGVLLHLYQLCVLQPGPGSPLAPAGGLRPVGAVGHSLGSYAAVFSALPVTGRRGYAEAAGRSVAQVTVALLRCHQVVPAAPRPDGELLRRHAALGPGAGVPAAMAAVVGPRRPVLEEAVRRSGDGPGGRVGIGLVNSPTFHVLTGATEALMRLRLAEAELFERPGARWTYLGATAPFHSPALDPAVALIGHDVDHHWQPVKGDGLTMPVYGTGTPANLQFSPHVLYEVAEQQMCRPFDWPAVVDAALAELDPDLVLDLGPGVSAAALTRSRLRESGSAARFASV, encoded by the coding sequence GTGTTACTCCATTTCGGCGGCCTGGGCGATCCCGAGGGCCCGCTGCTGGACCGGCTCCGCGCGCTGTTCCGGCAGCCGCAGAACGCCCGGTTCTTCGCCTCGGCCCTCGCGGGCGTCGAGGCGGCCTTCGAGATCGTGGGCCGCGCGGAGTGCGCCCGCTTCCTGCCCGGCGGGCTGCCGGTGCGCGACTGGCTGGCCGCCCCCGGCGACCCGCCGGTGCCCGCGGCGGCGCGCGGCTCGGTGGCCGAGGGCGTGCTGCTGCACCTCTACCAGCTGTGCGTGCTGCAGCCGGGTCCGGGCAGTCCGCTGGCCCCGGCGGGCGGCCTGCGCCCGGTGGGGGCGGTCGGGCACAGCCTGGGCAGCTACGCCGCGGTCTTCTCCGCCCTGCCCGTCACGGGCCGGCGCGGGTACGCGGAGGCCGCCGGACGCTCGGTCGCCCAGGTCACGGTGGCGCTGCTGCGCTGCCACCAGGTCGTCCCCGCGGCGCCCCGGCCGGACGGGGAACTGCTGCGCCGGCACGCCGCCCTCGGCCCGGGGGCGGGCGTCCCCGCGGCGATGGCCGCCGTGGTGGGCCCGCGGCGCCCGGTGCTGGAGGAGGCGGTCCGGCGCAGCGGCGACGGCCCGGGCGGCCGGGTTGGGATCGGCCTGGTCAACTCGCCCACCTTCCACGTCCTCACCGGCGCCACCGAGGCGCTGATGCGGCTGCGGCTGGCCGAGGCCGAGCTCTTCGAGCGGCCCGGCGCCCGCTGGACCTACCTGGGCGCCACCGCCCCCTTCCACAGCCCGGCGCTGGACCCGGCCGTGGCGCTGATCGGCCACGACGTCGACCACCACTGGCAGCCCGTCAAGGGCGACGGCCTGACCATGCCGGTCTACGGCACCGGCACCCCCGCCAACCTGCAGTTCTCGCCGCACGTCCTGTACGAGGTGGCCGAGCAGCAGATGTGCCGCCCCTTCGACTGGCCGGCCGTCGTCGACGCCGCGCTGGCGGAGCTGGACCCGGACCTGGTCCTCGACCTCGGCCCCGGCGTCTCGGCGGCCGCGCTGACCAGGTCGCGGCTGCGCGAGAGCGGCTCGGCCGCGCGGTTCGCCTCGGTCTGA
- a CDS encoding ACP S-malonyltransferase: MRCLVFPGQGVQRPGMGAELFDLFPEEVEAADAVLGHSVRELCLHDPEGRLGDTRYAQPAVFLVNALDARRRLAEEGDGAEPVGCYAGHSLGEYNALVAAGCLGLLDALRLVRARAEAMATVRGGAMAAVAGIGGDRVAAALREARVRNVYVANRNSDRQTVVAGGRDELAGAAAVLRAAGARAVVPLPVSGPFHTPLMAPAARAFAAALRGQAFAAPAVPVFSGVTAAPFEPDRAAALLAAQITAPVEWVRTVRALRAAGVTRFDEANGSTLTALLPAIA; this comes from the coding sequence GTGCGCTGCCTCGTTTTCCCCGGCCAGGGCGTCCAACGCCCGGGCATGGGCGCCGAGTTGTTCGACCTGTTCCCGGAGGAGGTCGAGGCCGCCGACGCGGTGCTCGGCCACTCGGTCCGGGAGCTGTGCCTGCACGACCCCGAGGGGCGGCTGGGCGACACCCGCTACGCGCAGCCCGCCGTCTTCCTGGTCAACGCCCTCGACGCGCGGCGGCGCCTGGCCGAGGAGGGCGACGGCGCCGAGCCGGTCGGTTGCTACGCGGGCCACAGCCTGGGCGAGTACAACGCCCTGGTGGCGGCCGGCTGCCTGGGCCTGCTGGACGCCCTGCGCCTGGTGCGGGCCCGGGCCGAGGCCATGGCGACGGTGCGCGGCGGGGCGATGGCGGCCGTGGCGGGGATCGGCGGCGACCGGGTGGCGGCGGCGCTGCGGGAGGCCCGGGTGCGCAACGTCTACGTGGCCAACCGGAACTCCGACCGGCAGACCGTCGTCGCGGGCGGCCGGGACGAACTGGCCGGCGCCGCCGCCGTGCTGCGGGCCGCGGGGGCCCGGGCGGTGGTCCCGCTGCCGGTCAGCGGCCCCTTCCACACCCCGCTGATGGCGCCCGCCGCGCGGGCGTTCGCGGCCGCGCTGCGCGGGCAGGCGTTCGCGGCCCCCGCCGTGCCGGTGTTCTCCGGCGTCACGGCGGCGCCCTTCGAGCCGGACCGGGCCGCCGCGCTGCTCGCCGCGCAGATCACCGCCCCCGTGGAGTGGGTGCGCACCGTGCGGGCGCTGCGGGCCGCCGGGGTCACCCGGTTCGACGAGGCCAACGGCAGCACGCTCACCGCCCTGCTGCCCGCGATCGCCTGA
- a CDS encoding type I polyketide synthase — protein MSSDIAIVGISVEVPGTRDVHGFWDLVAEGRNLTGRFPEHRARSIDAYLRYVFGTTVRSPADAGIAYRDGAYLEHPEYFDAEFFGMTPKQAATTEPHLRHALRAMYLAFEDAGYPAARLRGSRTGVFVGFAVNPGSAYLEYLSKIDRSLIQPALTGNVPTMMANRLSHLLDLRGPSMVVDSACSASLVAVHQAKNALLLGDCDTAVVAGARIVSAPIDHPDTRIGIESSDGRTRTLDERADGTGYGEGSGAVVLKRLDHALADGDRVYAVIKGSAVNHDGTAGGVTTPDSASQADLLHAAWADAGVDPRSIGYVELHGTATKLGDPIEIEGLRQAFAPHTADHRFCAVGTVKANIGHLFEGSGVLGLIKAALVLRHRTLPPLAGFEQPNSRIDFDHSPVRIPTRAEPWSSEHGPLRCGVSAFGLGGTNCHVVLEEHPDPAPAPAEVPAPAGAPAPQLFTLSAHSEESLRLLVGAYADWFALGRFDGVPLAGLCAAVRRSRATHRHRLALVVTGLDELRARLEALAANRLADAAPFHSSHPDWEFWAPAPGTAADPDLAARAAAWAAGADLGPDDARPGTGPAPRPVDLPPYEFDERRAWIDFPEDWREALALGTPGSAGPATHQVVFRPADGPAPAADPGARVLALVDGSTGAEELLRAAGLTDAQLVRLPAAADTDADAFYEELAVQAVEEGVTHLVHALGFEADPARDLATLDARLEKNLHGLFRLARALITEGAELHLAVLTRTALASRRAEPGVVVENSTLTGLAKSVSREYPYLTVSVVDTDGATPARTVLDELLGAEPAVVALRGGARLRETFAELPEAELADRGEYLKPGGTYLVTGGTAGLGLALCREFAARRPGINLVLLSRSGDPGPDDDPAGADTPGARLRAALRELRELGAEVLVLAADAGDPDALAAAVATVRERFGRIDGIVHAAGLPGGEVITQRTREDFDAVVRPKVHGAFALDLLTRDDRPDFVVHFSSVAAVFPAIGQADYAAANQFLDTLAESETDPDCHVITFDWVSWKEIGMAVRSRANVDTTFKALPTALGLSIADAGLRSGRARVFGGELHYEGDYADALPGYHIALDPPIADKLREASRRRTARREQGADQARREIAELPVELTGRLDGRYTDTELTIGRCWAHVFGFTSIDVDADLFDLGIDSITGMSLVATVTSVLGVEMQSSDLLVDRTVAAQAKIVDERRAAGPDGRRG, from the coding sequence TTGAGCTCGGACATCGCCATCGTCGGCATCTCGGTGGAGGTGCCCGGAACCCGGGACGTCCACGGGTTCTGGGACCTCGTCGCCGAGGGGAGGAACCTCACCGGCCGCTTCCCCGAGCACCGGGCCCGGAGCATCGACGCCTACCTGCGGTACGTCTTCGGCACCACCGTCCGCTCCCCCGCGGACGCCGGCATCGCCTACCGCGACGGCGCCTACCTGGAGCACCCGGAGTACTTCGACGCCGAGTTCTTCGGGATGACCCCGAAGCAGGCCGCGACCACCGAACCGCACCTGCGGCACGCGCTGCGCGCCATGTACCTGGCCTTCGAGGACGCCGGCTACCCGGCCGCCCGGCTGCGCGGCAGCCGGACCGGCGTGTTCGTCGGCTTCGCCGTCAACCCGGGCTCGGCCTACCTGGAGTACCTGTCCAAGATCGACCGGTCGCTGATCCAGCCGGCGCTCACCGGGAACGTGCCCACCATGATGGCCAACCGGCTCTCGCACCTGCTGGACCTGCGCGGCCCCAGCATGGTGGTGGACAGCGCCTGCTCGGCCTCGCTGGTGGCCGTCCACCAGGCCAAGAACGCCCTGCTGCTGGGCGACTGCGACACCGCGGTGGTCGCCGGGGCGCGCATCGTCAGCGCGCCGATCGACCACCCGGACACCCGGATCGGCATCGAGTCCTCCGACGGCCGCACCCGCACCCTGGACGAGCGCGCCGACGGCACCGGCTACGGCGAGGGCTCGGGCGCCGTCGTCCTCAAGCGCCTCGACCACGCCCTCGCCGACGGCGACCGGGTGTACGCCGTCATCAAGGGCAGCGCCGTCAACCACGACGGCACCGCCGGCGGCGTCACCACGCCCGACTCCGCCTCGCAGGCGGACCTCCTCCACGCGGCCTGGGCCGACGCCGGGGTCGACCCGCGCAGCATCGGGTACGTCGAACTGCACGGCACCGCAACGAAGTTGGGCGACCCTATCGAGATCGAGGGCCTGCGGCAGGCGTTCGCCCCGCACACCGCGGACCACCGGTTCTGCGCGGTGGGCACGGTCAAGGCCAACATCGGGCACCTCTTCGAGGGCTCCGGCGTGCTGGGCCTGATCAAGGCGGCGCTGGTCCTGCGCCACCGCACGCTGCCGCCGCTGGCGGGCTTCGAACAGCCCAACTCCCGGATCGACTTCGACCACTCCCCGGTCCGGATCCCCACCCGGGCCGAACCGTGGAGCAGCGAGCACGGCCCGCTCCGCTGCGGCGTCAGCGCGTTCGGGCTCGGCGGCACCAACTGCCATGTGGTGCTGGAGGAGCACCCGGACCCGGCCCCCGCCCCCGCCGAAGTCCCCGCCCCCGCCGGCGCGCCCGCGCCGCAGCTGTTCACGCTCAGCGCGCACAGCGAGGAGTCGCTGCGGCTGCTGGTCGGCGCCTACGCGGACTGGTTCGCCCTGGGCCGGTTCGACGGGGTCCCCCTCGCCGGGCTGTGCGCCGCCGTCCGCCGCTCCCGCGCCACCCACCGCCACCGGCTGGCCCTGGTCGTCACCGGCCTCGACGAGCTGCGCGCCCGGCTGGAGGCGCTGGCCGCGAACCGGCTCGCGGACGCCGCGCCGTTCCACTCCAGCCACCCCGACTGGGAGTTCTGGGCACCCGCCCCCGGCACCGCGGCCGACCCGGACCTCGCCGCCCGGGCCGCCGCCTGGGCCGCCGGGGCCGACCTCGGACCCGACGACGCCCGCCCCGGCACCGGCCCGGCCCCGCGCCCGGTCGACCTGCCGCCCTACGAGTTCGACGAGCGCCGCGCCTGGATCGACTTCCCCGAGGACTGGCGGGAGGCCCTCGCCCTCGGCACCCCCGGCTCCGCCGGCCCCGCCACCCACCAGGTCGTCTTCCGGCCCGCCGACGGCCCCGCCCCCGCCGCCGACCCCGGCGCCCGGGTGCTCGCCCTGGTCGACGGCTCCACCGGCGCCGAGGAGCTGCTCCGCGCCGCCGGCCTGACGGACGCCCAGCTCGTCCGCCTGCCCGCCGCGGCGGACACCGACGCCGACGCCTTCTACGAGGAACTGGCCGTCCAGGCCGTGGAGGAGGGCGTCACCCACCTCGTGCACGCCCTCGGCTTCGAGGCCGACCCGGCCCGGGACCTCGCCACCCTGGACGCCCGGCTGGAGAAGAACCTGCACGGCCTGTTCCGGCTCGCCAGGGCGCTGATCACCGAGGGCGCCGAACTCCACCTGGCCGTCCTCACCCGCACCGCCCTGGCCTCCCGCCGCGCGGAGCCCGGCGTCGTGGTGGAGAACTCCACCCTGACCGGCCTCGCCAAGAGCGTGAGCCGCGAGTACCCGTACCTCACCGTCTCGGTGGTCGACACCGACGGCGCCACGCCCGCCCGCACCGTCCTCGACGAGCTCCTCGGCGCCGAGCCCGCCGTCGTCGCGCTGCGCGGGGGCGCCCGCCTGCGCGAGACGTTCGCCGAACTGCCGGAGGCCGAACTGGCCGACCGCGGCGAGTACCTCAAGCCCGGCGGCACCTACCTGGTCACCGGCGGCACGGCCGGCCTGGGCCTGGCCCTGTGCCGCGAGTTCGCGGCCCGCCGGCCCGGCATCAACCTGGTGCTGCTCAGCCGCTCCGGCGACCCCGGCCCGGACGACGACCCGGCCGGCGCCGACACGCCCGGGGCCCGGCTGCGGGCCGCCCTGCGGGAGCTGCGCGAGCTGGGCGCGGAGGTCCTGGTGCTGGCCGCCGACGCCGGCGACCCGGACGCCCTGGCGGCGGCCGTCGCCACCGTCCGGGAGCGCTTCGGCCGGATCGACGGGATCGTCCACGCGGCCGGCCTCCCCGGCGGGGAGGTGATCACCCAGCGCACCCGGGAGGACTTCGACGCGGTGGTCCGCCCCAAGGTGCACGGCGCGTTCGCGCTCGACCTGCTGACCCGCGACGACCGGCCCGACTTCGTCGTCCACTTCTCCTCCGTGGCGGCCGTGTTCCCCGCCATCGGGCAGGCCGACTACGCCGCCGCCAACCAGTTCCTGGACACCCTGGCGGAGTCCGAGACCGACCCGGACTGCCACGTCATCACCTTCGACTGGGTGTCGTGGAAGGAGATCGGCATGGCCGTGCGCAGCCGCGCCAACGTCGACACCACCTTCAAGGCGCTGCCCACCGCGCTCGGCCTCTCGATCGCCGACGCCGGCCTGCGCTCCGGCCGGGCCCGGGTGTTCGGCGGCGAACTGCACTACGAGGGCGACTACGCCGACGCCCTGCCCGGCTACCACATCGCCCTCGACCCGCCGATCGCCGACAAGCTCCGGGAGGCGTCGCGCCGCCGCACCGCCCGCCGCGAGCAGGGCGCCGACCAGGCCCGCCGGGAGATCGCCGAACTGCCGGTCGAGCTCACCGGCCGCCTCGACGGCCGGTACACCGACACCGAGCTGACCATCGGCCGCTGCTGGGCCCACGTCTTCGGGTTCACCAGCATCGACGTCGACGCCGACCTGTTCGACCTCGGCATCGACTCGATCACCGGGATGTCCCTGGTGGCCACCGTCACCTCGGTGCTGGGCGTCGAGATGCAGAGCAGCGACCTGCTGGTGGACCGCACGGTCGCCGCCCAGGCCAAGATCGTCGACGAGCGCCGCGCCGCCGGGCCCGACGGCCGCCGCGGATGA